A single region of the Maledivibacter sp. genome encodes:
- a CDS encoding MarR family transcriptional regulator, which produces MHNKNHTIGKNLFTVQRYFKIFLNHRLKEHGLNGAQFMILLILTRQDGVSQESLNERLQFDKGFIAKVAKSLEKDGYIIREVNDKDRRAYKLFLTDKAKGLKSMMFEILDEWDSTLLDGVSDENIKILENTLNGMLRRVAIKCKEVKEE; this is translated from the coding sequence TTGCATAATAAAAATCATACTATTGGAAAGAATCTCTTTACTGTTCAAAGATATTTTAAGATATTTTTAAATCATAGATTGAAAGAACATGGGTTGAATGGGGCTCAATTTATGATATTACTTATATTAACTAGACAGGATGGAGTGAGTCAAGAATCATTAAATGAAAGATTACAATTCGATAAGGGTTTTATTGCTAAGGTTGCAAAATCCCTTGAAAAAGATGGATATATTATAAGAGAGGTCAATGATAAAGATAGACGAGCTTATAAATTATTTTTAACTGACAAAGCAAAGGGTCTTAAATCAATGATGTTTGAAATATTAGATGAATGGGATAGTACTCTTTTAGATGGAGTATCGGATGAAAATATAAAAATACTGGAAAATACTTTAAATGGTATGCTAAGACGGGTGGCCATAAAGTGTAAAGAAGTTAAGGAGGAATGA